The Desmonostoc muscorum LEGE 12446 genome includes a region encoding these proteins:
- the eboC gene encoding UbiA-like protein EboC (EboC, a homolog the polyprenyltransferase UbiA, belongs to system of proteins involved in the trafficking of precursor metabolites to an extracytoplasmic compartment so that the biosynthesis of certain natural products, such as scytonemin, can be completed.), with protein MNVANLNFQSWRGYFELMRPANIVTAWADILVGFAASGSGIIFIQLINGEANFALLIPLAWLLLATTGLYGGGIVFNDVFDAELDAKERPNRAIPSGRVSLKNATLLGSILFGIGIGAAFQVSWVSGAIAIFITLSALVYNSLAKHHPFFGPLNMGLCRGSNLLLGVSAVPAIIGERWYLTLIPVIYIAAITAISQGEVHGGKKITGVLALVLIAIVLTAVLALGLLPEYTAIAALPFAALLAIRVLPNFVKAAREPLPENIRNAVKIGVLSLIVLDATVASGFAGLYYGLAVLILLPISMKLAQVFAVT; from the coding sequence GTGAATGTTGCAAACTTAAATTTTCAAAGCTGGCGGGGTTATTTTGAATTGATGCGTCCGGCTAATATTGTTACTGCTTGGGCTGATATTTTGGTTGGCTTTGCAGCTTCTGGTTCTGGGATTATTTTTATTCAATTAATTAATGGTGAAGCAAATTTTGCGCTTTTAATTCCATTAGCTTGGTTATTGTTGGCTACAACTGGTTTATATGGCGGCGGTATCGTTTTTAATGATGTTTTTGACGCTGAATTAGATGCCAAAGAACGACCAAATAGAGCAATTCCCAGTGGCCGGGTGTCGCTGAAAAATGCTACTTTATTAGGCAGTATATTGTTTGGAATCGGTATTGGAGCGGCTTTTCAAGTATCTTGGGTGAGTGGCGCGATCGCTATCTTCATAACTCTTTCAGCACTGGTGTATAATTCACTTGCCAAACATCATCCTTTTTTTGGTCCCCTTAATATGGGTTTGTGCCGTGGTAGTAACTTATTATTAGGTGTAAGTGCTGTCCCAGCAATTATAGGAGAACGTTGGTATTTAACGCTAATTCCTGTTATTTACATCGCAGCTATCACCGCAATTAGTCAGGGCGAAGTTCACGGCGGAAAGAAGATTACAGGAGTACTAGCACTAGTTCTGATTGCAATAGTTTTGACGGCAGTTTTAGCATTAGGATTATTACCAGAGTATACAGCGATCGCCGCATTACCATTCGCAGCTTTATTAGCCATCCGAGTACTGCCTAATTTTGTCAAAGCTGCACGTGAACCTTTACCTGAAAATATCCGCAATGCTGTCAAAATAGGTGTGTTGTCTCTAATTGTTTTAGATGCTACTGTTGCATCTGGTTTTGCTGGTTTGTATTACGGTTTAGCAGTCCTGATTTTGCTGCCAATTTCCATGAAATTAGCACAAGTATTTGCTGTTACTTAA
- a CDS encoding TatD family hydrolase produces MMFIDPHIHMCSRTTYDYLVMREYGIVAVIEPAFWLGQPRTNAGTFKDYFSSLVGWERFRASQFGIQHYCTIGLNPKEANNEALAAEVIELLPLYACKEGVVAIGEIGYDDMTEAEDKYFCQQLELAKELDMLVLIHTPHRNKKTGAIRSMDRCIEYGLDPSQVVIDHNNEETVEEVLKRGFWAAFTIYPQTKMGNARMVEVVRKYGRDRIIVDSSADWGISDPLAVPKTAQLMLERGIPEEHVRAVCYENALAAYSQTGQMQASDWLNPESIDQRQLFNGNSVLRGQEPGINSLSVLIE; encoded by the coding sequence ATGATGTTTATCGATCCTCACATTCACATGTGTTCCCGTACTACTTACGATTACTTAGTAATGCGGGAATATGGTATTGTTGCCGTTATTGAACCAGCTTTTTGGCTAGGACAACCCCGAACCAACGCCGGCACATTCAAAGACTATTTCAGCAGTCTTGTGGGCTGGGAACGGTTTCGTGCTAGTCAGTTCGGCATTCAACATTACTGCACAATCGGCTTAAATCCTAAAGAAGCGAACAACGAGGCACTAGCAGCAGAAGTTATCGAATTGCTACCGCTTTATGCTTGTAAAGAAGGAGTTGTTGCCATTGGTGAAATTGGCTACGATGACATGACAGAAGCAGAAGATAAGTACTTTTGTCAACAGTTAGAGTTAGCCAAAGAACTCGATATGTTGGTACTAATTCATACCCCTCATCGTAATAAGAAAACAGGTGCTATTCGGAGTATGGATCGGTGTATTGAGTATGGCTTAGATCCTTCTCAAGTAGTTATCGATCATAACAACGAAGAAACTGTTGAAGAAGTATTAAAACGCGGTTTTTGGGCGGCTTTTACGATTTATCCCCAAACAAAAATGGGTAACGCTCGGATGGTGGAAGTTGTTCGTAAATATGGACGCGATCGCATCATTGTTGATAGTAGTGCTGATTGGGGAATTAGCGATCCATTAGCAGTGCCAAAAACGGCTCAGTTAATGTTAGAAAGAGGCATTCCGGAAGAACATGTGCGAGCAGTTTGTTATGAAAATGCCCTAGCTGCTTACAGCCAAACTGGGCAGATGCAAGCATCAGATTGGCTCAATCCAGAATCTATCGATCAGCGTCAGTTATTTAATGGTAATTCTGTGTTGCGAGGACAAGAACCAGGTATTAATTCGCTTTCAGTGCTGATTGAATAA
- a CDS encoding EboA family metabolite traffic protein, whose translation MSRVNNLLHQWLLQSVSETGIAWLEQKQAQIASGAAERVFFTAFSAVPRYLGKQNLQVTSQDLEAAQEAITGWNPGNWSVDQAGRTLLLLALPHDDAQTYVRSLDKVFSSADMGELVALYQSLPLLPHPELHRQRAAEGIRSNMSNVFQAIALRNPYPADYLDNAAWNQMVLKAVFVGSPLHLIWGLDRRANPELAKMLTDYAHERWAAKRSVIPELWRPVGKFADSAIIADLEKVLANGDITEQQAAALACAESSLPQAQALLSHYPDLQSSIEQGNLTWSSFSV comes from the coding sequence ATGAGTAGAGTAAACAATTTACTACATCAGTGGTTACTACAGTCTGTTTCCGAAACAGGTATTGCTTGGCTGGAACAGAAGCAGGCACAGATTGCTAGCGGTGCTGCTGAGCGAGTGTTTTTCACAGCTTTTAGTGCTGTGCCGCGTTATTTGGGTAAACAGAATTTGCAGGTCACATCCCAAGACTTAGAAGCAGCACAAGAGGCGATTACTGGTTGGAATCCTGGTAATTGGAGTGTAGATCAAGCAGGTCGCACACTCTTGCTTTTAGCTTTGCCTCACGATGATGCCCAGACTTATGTGCGATCGCTTGATAAAGTCTTCTCTAGTGCCGATATGGGCGAGTTAGTTGCACTTTATCAGAGTTTGCCGCTATTGCCACATCCAGAATTACATCGCCAACGCGCTGCTGAGGGAATTCGCAGCAATATGAGCAATGTATTTCAAGCCATAGCACTACGTAACCCTTATCCGGCAGATTACTTAGATAATGCCGCTTGGAATCAGATGGTACTGAAAGCAGTATTTGTCGGTAGTCCGTTGCATCTAATTTGGGGTTTGGATCGTCGCGCCAACCCAGAATTAGCGAAAATGTTAACAGACTATGCCCATGAACGCTGGGCAGCAAAACGCTCAGTTATCCCAGAACTTTGGCGGCCTGTAGGTAAATTTGCCGATAGTGCAATCATCGCAGATTTAGAAAAAGTCCTGGCTAATGGGGATATAACCGAGCAACAAGCAGCAGCATTAGCCTGTGCTGAATCATCTTTACCCCAAGCGCAAGCATTACTTTCCCACTATCCAGATTTACAGTCATCCATAGAACAGGGTAATCTGACTTGGAGCAGTTTTAGCGTGTAA
- a CDS encoding 3-dehydroquinate synthase: protein MAIKQKTTSNLQPINQCVQVKFKYDVHFTRGLFDLDNPILAQVIAANGETTPKRVLAVVDGGVLNYQNGLLKKLALYAEFYADVFTLSSEPTIVPGGEVVKNDSRFIEQIHQVIDAVGLCRHSYVLAIGGGAVLDMAGYAAATAHRGIRLLRVPTTVLGQNDSGVGVKNGINAFGKKNFLGTFMPPYAVLNDFDFITSLDDRDWRSGIAEAVKVALIKDADFFNFIMTYADRLANRDMEIMEKLIYRCSQLHLEHIAGGGDPFEMGSSRPLDFGHWAAHKLEHLTNYSLRHGEAVAIGIALDTTYSYLTGKLLQSEWQRILVTLKKLGFTLYVPALAEQLDRPDHPHCIFRGLTEFREHLGGKLTITLLEGIGQGIEVNQVDLSFYKDAISLLQDWELLH, encoded by the coding sequence ATGGCTATTAAACAAAAGACTACTTCCAATCTGCAACCCATTAATCAATGTGTTCAAGTAAAGTTCAAGTATGATGTTCATTTCACTAGAGGTTTGTTTGATTTAGATAACCCAATACTTGCACAAGTGATTGCGGCAAATGGTGAGACAACTCCCAAACGAGTGTTAGCAGTCGTAGATGGAGGAGTTTTAAATTACCAAAATGGGTTGCTAAAAAAATTAGCACTTTACGCTGAGTTTTATGCAGATGTATTCACCTTGAGTAGTGAACCAACCATCGTTCCGGGTGGAGAAGTAGTGAAGAACGATTCTAGATTTATAGAGCAAATTCATCAAGTAATTGATGCAGTTGGATTATGCCGTCATTCCTATGTGTTAGCAATTGGAGGTGGAGCGGTATTAGATATGGCAGGATACGCAGCAGCAACGGCTCACCGAGGAATTAGGCTGCTACGAGTGCCGACAACAGTATTAGGACAAAATGATTCGGGTGTCGGGGTCAAGAATGGAATTAATGCCTTTGGCAAGAAAAATTTTCTTGGTACATTCATGCCACCTTATGCTGTATTGAATGACTTTGATTTTATTACCAGCCTTGACGATCGCGATTGGCGATCGGGTATTGCAGAAGCGGTGAAAGTGGCACTGATTAAAGATGCAGATTTCTTTAATTTTATTATGACTTATGCCGATAGATTAGCTAATCGAGACATGGAGATTATGGAAAAGCTGATCTATCGTTGTTCGCAGTTGCACTTAGAGCATATTGCTGGTGGTGGCGACCCTTTTGAAATGGGTTCATCACGTCCTTTAGATTTTGGACATTGGGCTGCTCACAAACTAGAACATTTAACTAATTACAGTTTACGTCACGGTGAAGCTGTGGCGATCGGCATTGCTTTGGATACAACCTATTCATATTTAACAGGTAAACTTTTACAATCCGAGTGGCAAAGAATTCTAGTCACACTTAAGAAATTAGGCTTTACTTTGTATGTACCAGCACTCGCAGAGCAATTAGATCGGCCAGACCATCCCCATTGTATATTTAGGGGTCTTACCGAGTTCCGCGAACATTTAGGAGGTAAATTAACAATCACTCTTCTAGAAGGAATCGGACAGGGAATAGAAGTTAACCAAGTGGATTTGTCTTTCTATAAAGATGCTATTTCCTTGCTCCAAGATTGGGAACTTTTGCATTGA
- a CDS encoding Uma2 family endonuclease encodes MTQALPKIVIFDEFIAWYPENSGVRYELHNGEIVEMAQPTGKHERIKGFSAAELTLEFRRLSLPYFIPNQAIVKPPERESGYFPDVLILNDAALVDEPLWEKSSTVTKGTSIPLVIEVVSTNWRDDYYLKLADYEEMGIPEYWIVDYAALGARKFIGNPKQPTFSVYQLIDGEYQVSQFRGNDKIISPTFPELNLTAEQVFNIGQ; translated from the coding sequence ATGACCCAAGCCTTACCAAAAATAGTTATCTTTGACGAATTTATCGCGTGGTATCCCGAAAACTCTGGGGTACGCTACGAACTCCACAACGGGGAAATTGTCGAAATGGCACAGCCAACAGGGAAGCATGAAAGGATAAAAGGATTTTCTGCTGCTGAATTAACTTTAGAGTTTAGACGATTAAGTCTCCCCTACTTTATCCCCAATCAAGCAATAGTAAAGCCACCAGAAAGAGAATCAGGTTATTTCCCAGATGTATTAATCCTAAATGACGCTGCTTTAGTTGATGAACCGCTTTGGGAAAAATCTTCTACTGTCACTAAGGGTACATCAATTCCTTTAGTTATTGAGGTTGTCAGTACCAACTGGCGCGATGATTACTATCTCAAACTTGCGGATTATGAAGAGATGGGTATTCCTGAATATTGGATTGTTGACTATGCAGCATTGGGAGCTAGGAAGTTTATCGGTAATCCCAAACAACCCACTTTCTCAGTCTATCAACTAATTGATGGAGAATACCAAGTCAGTCAGTTTCGGGGTAACGATAAAATTATATCTCCTACTTTCCCTGAGTTAAATTTGACGGCGGAACAAGTGTTCAATATTGGTCAATAA
- a CDS encoding aldo/keto reductase, producing MRYKLLGKSGLRVSELCLGTMTFGEDWGWGASKDESGKVFDTFVEAGGNFIDTANGYTDGSSEKIVGELIAKDRERFVVATKYSFPLRMNDKNGNPNGSGNHRKNLIQSLEGSLKRLNTDYIDLFWLHAWDFTTPVEEVLRSLDDVVRQGKVLYIGISDAPAWIISQANTIAQYQGWTQFVALQIEYSLIQRTPERDLIPMAKALDLAVTPWSPLGGGVLTGKYNKPPQESGEPGRLANAALGTISEKSLAIAEVVSQVAGEIGHTPSQVALAWLRAQSGVIIPIIGARKLTQFQDNLASLDVTLSPEHLQRLNEVSQIELGFPHDFLHNDVIRDRLFGGTFNAIDNHRI from the coding sequence ATGAGATACAAACTCTTGGGCAAAAGCGGGTTAAGAGTATCTGAACTCTGCTTGGGAACCATGACTTTTGGTGAAGATTGGGGTTGGGGTGCTTCCAAAGACGAAAGCGGTAAAGTGTTTGATACTTTTGTGGAAGCAGGAGGCAATTTTATTGACACCGCCAATGGTTATACCGACGGTAGCAGTGAAAAAATTGTCGGTGAATTAATCGCCAAAGACCGGGAACGTTTTGTAGTTGCTACGAAATATTCCTTTCCCTTGCGGATGAATGATAAGAACGGCAACCCCAACGGTAGTGGGAATCATCGCAAGAACTTAATCCAGTCTTTAGAAGGTAGCCTGAAGCGGTTGAATACCGATTATATTGACTTATTCTGGTTGCACGCTTGGGATTTTACCACGCCTGTTGAAGAAGTATTGCGATCGCTTGATGATGTCGTCCGCCAAGGTAAAGTACTTTACATCGGCATTTCTGATGCACCCGCTTGGATCATTTCCCAAGCAAATACCATCGCCCAATATCAAGGATGGACGCAGTTTGTCGCCCTGCAAATTGAGTATAGTTTAATTCAGCGGACACCAGAACGCGACTTGATACCGATGGCCAAAGCCTTGGATTTAGCAGTAACACCGTGGTCACCTCTGGGTGGTGGTGTGCTGACAGGGAAGTATAATAAACCTCCTCAAGAAAGTGGCGAACCAGGACGGTTAGCAAATGCAGCCTTAGGAACTATTTCAGAAAAAAGTTTAGCGATCGCTGAAGTCGTCAGTCAAGTTGCAGGAGAAATTGGACACACACCATCACAGGTAGCATTAGCTTGGTTACGCGCTCAAAGTGGGGTGATAATTCCGATTATTGGCGCACGTAAATTAACTCAGTTTCAAGATAACTTAGCTTCTTTGGATGTGACTCTTTCCCCAGAACATTTGCAGCGCTTAAATGAAGTGAGTCAAATTGAATTGGGTTTTCCCCATGACTTTTTGCACAACGATGTAATTCGCGATCGTCTTTTTGGTGGTACATTTAATGCCATAGACAACCATCGGATCTAA
- the dps gene encoding DNA starvation/stationary phase protection protein Dps, whose translation MSDNTIASRLYPTRIDIPAAARVQIVVILNQTLAATLDLKTQAKQAHWNVKGTDFYQLHELFDELAGELEEYVDIVAERVTALGGYALGTARAAASNSILPEYPFDILDGKDHVTALADRFAPYAKHIREAIAKTDELGDADTADLYTEISRTIDKRLWFLEAHLQVAEIKAENGNAGATKTQKTVAGVK comes from the coding sequence ATGAGCGACAACACCATTGCATCACGTCTTTACCCTACCCGCATTGACATTCCCGCCGCAGCGCGAGTGCAAATTGTGGTAATTCTCAACCAAACCTTAGCAGCTACTTTGGATTTGAAAACTCAGGCAAAGCAAGCGCACTGGAATGTTAAAGGTACCGATTTTTACCAGCTACATGAATTGTTTGATGAACTTGCTGGTGAATTGGAAGAATACGTTGATATAGTTGCCGAACGCGTCACCGCTTTAGGTGGATATGCTCTAGGGACAGCCCGCGCTGCTGCTAGTAATTCCATTCTGCCAGAATATCCCTTTGATATTTTGGATGGTAAAGACCATGTGACAGCTTTAGCAGATCGTTTTGCACCTTACGCTAAACATATCCGAGAAGCGATCGCTAAAACCGATGAATTAGGTGATGCTGATACCGCTGACCTTTACACTGAAATTTCTCGCACCATTGACAAACGCCTCTGGTTCTTAGAAGCTCATCTACAAGTAGCAGAAATTAAGGCAGAGAATGGCAACGCAGGCGCTACTAAAACTCAAAAGACAGTAGCTGGCGTCAAGTAA
- a CDS encoding TerB family tellurite resistance protein: MTTENEGLLWLFREKYSFSKLPSFEAYDGYSKSILICANGDGTLTPEERNWVVGLLSAFGASDSLLEELKSYKADEDIEKVIGDAPEATGSRRYLVYDAIKACSADGEYSDKERATVTKMAAKLGISEDIVKQIEEICIEEAKLRQKRLELMYPEGAPI; encoded by the coding sequence ATGACTACTGAAAATGAGGGTCTGTTGTGGTTATTTAGAGAAAAATACAGCTTTAGCAAACTTCCAAGTTTTGAAGCTTATGATGGTTACTCGAAGTCGATTCTCATTTGTGCCAATGGAGACGGCACATTAACCCCTGAAGAAAGAAACTGGGTTGTTGGGCTTCTTTCTGCTTTTGGCGCATCAGACTCATTATTGGAGGAACTCAAATCTTATAAAGCTGACGAAGATATCGAGAAGGTGATTGGTGATGCTCCAGAGGCAACTGGTTCACGGCGTTATCTTGTTTACGATGCTATTAAAGCTTGCAGCGCTGATGGAGAATATAGTGACAAGGAAAGGGCAACTGTAACCAAAATGGCAGCTAAACTGGGCATTTCTGAAGATATAGTCAAACAAATTGAAGAAATCTGTATCGAAGAAGCCAAACTACGCCAGAAACGACTGGAACTGATGTATCCGGAGGGAGCACCTATCTAG
- a CDS encoding pirin family protein produces MSKNTITHLIHDRNARGHAQTGWLDSYHTFSFGSFYDPNRMGFRSLRVINDDRIAPGAGFPTHGHRDMEILTYVLEGAVEHKDSLGTGSVIRPGDAQIMSAGTGISHSEFNPSPTEPLHLLQIWILPDREGLTPRYEQKAFPIEEKRGQLRLIAAKDGRDGAVTIHQDVDLYASVLELGDVVNYQVKGDRYAWLQVAQGIVNLNGEELRAGDGVQINGEEQLEISTNIGGEILLFDLG; encoded by the coding sequence ATGTCTAAAAATACAATTACCCACTTAATTCACGATCGCAATGCCCGTGGTCACGCTCAAACAGGCTGGCTCGATAGTTATCATACATTTTCCTTTGGTAGTTTTTACGATCCCAACCGCATGGGATTTCGTTCTCTGCGAGTCATCAACGATGACCGCATCGCCCCTGGTGCTGGATTTCCTACCCACGGTCACCGTGACATGGAAATCCTCACCTATGTCTTAGAAGGCGCTGTAGAGCATAAAGACAGCTTAGGTACTGGCTCAGTAATTCGTCCCGGTGATGCCCAAATTATGAGTGCTGGTACTGGAATCAGCCACAGCGAATTTAATCCCTCGCCAACTGAACCACTACACTTGCTACAAATCTGGATTCTTCCCGATCGAGAAGGGTTGACACCAAGATACGAACAAAAAGCTTTTCCCATTGAAGAAAAGCGCGGTCAATTACGCTTAATTGCTGCTAAAGATGGGCGCGATGGTGCTGTGACAATTCACCAAGATGTTGATTTATACGCCTCTGTTTTAGAGTTAGGTGATGTTGTTAATTATCAAGTAAAAGGCGATCGCTATGCCTGGTTACAAGTAGCCCAAGGTATAGTCAACTTAAATGGCGAAGAACTCAGAGCAGGCGATGGCGTGCAAATCAACGGCGAAGAACAGTTAGAAATTAGCACCAATATTGGCGGCGAAATCTTGCTTTTTGATTTGGGCTAA
- a CDS encoding class I SAM-dependent methyltransferase produces MPKKPDSQLQNLFAAHKSTDWQERLTQVAYRFNREYLGQPVELPAEVQAMPIFREWAGGNFSGRIASPFWEVAKPQKNQHCLDIGCGVSLLIYPWRDWQAFFYGQEISNVARDILTSRGPQLNSKLFKGVELGAAHDLNYSPGQFDLAIATGFSCYFPLEYWNAVLTQVKRVLKPGGHFVFDILNPEQPLAEDWAVLETYLGAEVFLEPLVEWEKTIKAAGGKVITQKSGELFELYKVRF; encoded by the coding sequence ATGCCCAAAAAGCCCGATTCCCAGTTACAAAATCTCTTCGCCGCCCACAAATCAACCGACTGGCAAGAAAGATTAACACAAGTAGCCTACCGCTTCAACCGAGAATATCTTGGTCAACCCGTTGAACTCCCAGCCGAAGTCCAAGCAATGCCAATCTTTCGGGAGTGGGCTGGCGGCAATTTTTCCGGGAGAATTGCTTCTCCTTTTTGGGAAGTTGCCAAACCTCAAAAAAATCAGCACTGTTTAGATATCGGCTGCGGTGTCAGCTTGTTAATTTATCCTTGGCGGGATTGGCAAGCATTTTTTTATGGACAAGAAATCAGTAATGTGGCGCGAGATATTCTCACTTCTCGCGGGCCGCAGTTGAATTCTAAGCTATTCAAAGGTGTTGAATTGGGAGCGGCTCATGATTTAAACTATTCACCAGGTCAATTTGACTTGGCGATCGCCACAGGATTTAGCTGCTATTTTCCACTTGAATACTGGAATGCTGTCTTGACGCAAGTCAAACGAGTCTTAAAACCAGGTGGACATTTTGTATTTGACATCCTCAATCCCGAACAGCCTTTAGCAGAAGATTGGGCAGTTTTAGAAACTTATTTGGGTGCTGAGGTATTTTTAGAACCTCTAGTTGAGTGGGAAAAAACGATTAAAGCTGCTGGTGGTAAAGTAATAACCCAGAAATCAGGAGAATTATTCGAGTTGTACAAAGTGCGATTTTAA
- a CDS encoding YidH family protein, giving the protein MQLKSKPTEEVKDQKKAGRLNPSRIRDHLANERTYLAWMRTGIALLGFGVVIVRLRAFQIPLVPRPGNGWKLGLVFSLVGLITVWLSTGHYFAVRRDIEEDTYEPTDRWVLLFSLAVMILGAGVIYFVFTTSLDPTSPIIAE; this is encoded by the coding sequence ATGCAGTTAAAATCGAAACCCACAGAAGAAGTTAAAGATCAAAAAAAAGCAGGACGATTAAATCCATCTCGGATACGAGACCACTTAGCAAATGAGCGTACATACCTGGCTTGGATGCGGACAGGGATTGCTCTTTTGGGCTTTGGTGTGGTCATCGTGCGTCTGCGTGCTTTCCAAATACCTTTGGTGCCCCGTCCTGGGAACGGCTGGAAGTTAGGCTTAGTTTTCTCGCTGGTGGGTTTAATTACGGTGTGGCTGTCAACGGGACACTATTTTGCTGTGCGCCGTGATATCGAAGAAGATACTTATGAACCAACAGACCGGTGGGTGCTGCTGTTTAGTTTGGCTGTAATGATTCTCGGTGCTGGAGTCATCTATTTTGTTTTTACAACATCTTTAGATCCAACGAGTCCAATTATTGCTGAGTAA
- a CDS encoding cadmium resistance transporter yields the protein MSGLVTAITTGITAFSATNIDDIVILTLLFSQVNKTFRSRHIIAGQYLGFAALIAASLPGFFGGLIIPQDWIRLLGLMPIIIGMSSLLKREEDSSDEVTEETEPSCPSVIRSFISPQTCNVAAIAFANGSDNISVYVPLFANSELESLLLILGVFFSLVGVWCYAAYKLTYLPAIAQFLTDNGNTFVPCILVGLGVFIVSENVTWTLLSVVSSYLFSFILSLKNQQSSEQQEKLSI from the coding sequence ATGAGCGGTTTAGTCACTGCAATTACCACAGGAATTACGGCATTCAGTGCCACGAATATTGACGATATTGTGATTTTGACGTTGCTTTTTTCACAAGTAAATAAAACATTCCGTAGTCGTCACATTATTGCTGGCCAGTATCTCGGTTTTGCTGCACTGATCGCTGCTAGCCTTCCAGGTTTTTTTGGTGGACTCATTATACCGCAGGACTGGATTAGGTTACTTGGTTTAATGCCAATAATTATTGGTATGAGTAGTTTGCTAAAACGCGAAGAGGATTCATCAGACGAAGTTACAGAAGAAACTGAGCCTTCTTGTCCCTCTGTAATTCGCAGTTTTATATCTCCGCAAACATGTAATGTAGCTGCCATCGCCTTTGCTAATGGTAGTGATAATATCAGCGTTTACGTACCTTTATTTGCCAACTCGGAATTAGAAAGTCTGTTGCTGATTTTAGGCGTATTCTTTTCTCTGGTGGGTGTCTGGTGTTATGCCGCTTACAAGTTAACCTACTTACCTGCGATCGCTCAATTTTTAACTGATAACGGCAACACTTTTGTACCTTGTATTTTAGTTGGCTTGGGTGTGTTTATTGTCTCAGAAAATGTTACTTGGACTCTTTTATCTGTAGTTTCTAGTTATCTATTTTCCTTCATTTTGAGTCTAAAAAATCAGCAATCGAGCGAACAACAAGAAAAATTAAGTATTTAA
- a CDS encoding LysR substrate-binding domain-containing protein — protein MAGMTLEQLKIFLAVAQHLHFTRAAEELYITQPAVSAAIQNLEQEYGVKLFHRIGRHIEIAEAGKLLQVEAQKILDQVYLTERGLRELNNLQRGELKLGASLTIGNYWLPSKISDFKSQYPGIQIDCTLANAETICVGTAMGQFDLGLVEGDVKPALQNTLQYEIVGSDRLQIVVGEKHPWFEQGEIELSQLTQTPWVMRVPESGTQQRFEEALQNWGINLTELNVILVFTSGEMAKAAIENGVGATGISELMVKKEIQLGTLRPIRVIDNREQETAMPTGDYAYVEIVRPFFKLKHRQRFQTALSKAFEQILLSSMLNNSDQHSTKKEKGKIKS, from the coding sequence ATGGCAGGAATGACGCTTGAACAGCTAAAAATCTTTCTGGCTGTAGCGCAACACTTACACTTTACTCGGGCAGCAGAAGAACTTTATATTACACAACCTGCCGTCAGTGCAGCGATCCAGAACTTAGAACAAGAATACGGAGTTAAATTATTTCATCGAATTGGTCGTCATATTGAGATTGCTGAGGCTGGTAAGTTACTGCAAGTGGAGGCGCAGAAAATTCTCGATCAAGTCTACTTGACTGAAAGGGGATTGCGGGAATTGAATAATCTCCAACGGGGTGAATTGAAATTAGGGGCAAGTCTGACAATCGGTAATTATTGGCTACCAAGCAAGATTAGTGACTTTAAGAGCCAATACCCTGGTATCCAAATTGACTGTACCCTTGCCAACGCCGAAACGATTTGTGTAGGAACAGCAATGGGACAATTTGATTTGGGTTTAGTGGAAGGAGATGTGAAACCAGCGCTGCAAAACACTCTACAGTACGAAATCGTGGGGAGCGATCGCTTGCAAATTGTCGTAGGTGAAAAACATCCTTGGTTTGAGCAAGGAGAAATTGAGTTAAGCCAACTGACTCAAACTCCTTGGGTGATGCGGGTGCCTGAATCTGGAACCCAGCAAAGATTTGAGGAAGCCTTGCAAAATTGGGGAATCAATCTCACTGAATTGAATGTAATTTTAGTGTTCACTAGTGGTGAGATGGCAAAAGCAGCCATTGAAAACGGCGTCGGTGCAACTGGAATTTCTGAGTTGATGGTAAAAAAAGAAATCCAGCTTGGAACTCTACGCCCAATTCGAGTTATTGATAATAGAGAACAAGAGACTGCGATGCCTACGGGGGACTACGCCTACGTAGAAATAGTTCGACCTTTTTTCAAACTCAAGCATCGTCAGCGTTTCCAAACTGCTCTTTCCAAAGCCTTTGAACAAATTTTGTTATCCTCAATGTTAAATAATTCAGATCAACATTCAACAAAAAAGGAAAAAGGAAAAATTAAAAGTTAA